One Oscillospiraceae bacterium genomic region harbors:
- the pyrF gene encoding orotidine-5'-phosphate decarboxylase produces MTNMDKLYESVAANGPVCVGLDTEIGYLPTTDTAKTAGENVLDFNRALIAATKGVAGCYKVQIAYYESLGLDGMRTYAETLKLARATGLPVIADIKRGDIAKTAEMYAKAHFTGDFEADIITLAPYMGLDSISPYLPYCEQQGKGVFVLCRTSNPGAKDFEYKKLDDGRHVYDLVGDSLTALGKDYMGEHGYSSIGLVIGGTHTEEATAIRAAYKNTFFLIPGYGAQGGKAADIAQYLTQGNGGVVNSSRGILLAYKKQPGVAFDEAAYNECVRMREDIQGECNKL; encoded by the coding sequence TTGACGAACATGGATAAACTGTACGAGAGCGTAGCTGCCAACGGCCCGGTCTGCGTCGGCCTGGATACCGAGATCGGCTACCTGCCCACCACCGACACCGCCAAGACCGCCGGCGAGAACGTGCTGGACTTCAACCGCGCGCTGATCGCCGCCACCAAGGGCGTGGCAGGCTGCTACAAGGTGCAGATCGCCTACTACGAGTCCCTGGGCCTGGACGGCATGCGCACCTACGCCGAGACCCTCAAACTGGCCCGCGCCACCGGCCTGCCGGTCATTGCCGACATCAAGCGCGGCGACATTGCCAAGACCGCCGAAATGTACGCCAAGGCTCACTTCACCGGCGACTTCGAGGCCGACATCATCACGCTGGCCCCCTACATGGGCCTCGACTCCATCAGCCCCTACCTGCCGTACTGCGAGCAGCAGGGCAAGGGCGTGTTCGTTTTGTGCCGCACCTCCAACCCCGGCGCCAAAGATTTTGAGTACAAAAAGCTGGACGACGGCCGCCATGTCTACGACCTGGTGGGCGACAGCCTGACCGCCCTGGGCAAGGACTACATGGGCGAGCACGGCTACTCCAGCATCGGCCTGGTCATCGGCGGCACCCATACCGAGGAAGCCACCGCCATCCGCGCCGCTTACAAAAACACCTTCTTCCTGATCCCCGGCTACGGTGCCCAGGGCGGCAAGGCTGCCGACATCGCCCAGTACCTGACCCAGGGCAACGGCGGCGTGGTCAACTCCAGCCGCGGCATTCTGCTGGCCTACAAGAAACAGCCCGGCGTAGCCTTTGACGAGGCCGCCTACAACGAGTGCGTGCGCATGCGGGAGGACATTCAGGGTGAGTGCAATAAGCTGTAA
- a CDS encoding dihydroorotate dehydrogenase electron transfer subunit: MSAISCNLTVLQQETVAPDIRRLTVQWQDPRHEPHAGQFYMLRAWAADATPILSRPISVNDFDNQTGALTFLYQLKGEGTHKIAALQPGQTLTVTGPCGNGFDAAALAGKYQRIAVVGGGIGTAPLLLLCKQLCRAGVRPDVYVGFRDTSYGMDRFVPWCHDVFVATDSGNEGHHGLVTDLLDAKNYDIVLTCGPMVMMRGVAKLCAAANVPCLASLEKKMACGLGACLGCTCHTKIGPVTVCKDGPVFNAQEVFD, translated from the coding sequence GTGAGTGCAATAAGCTGTAATCTGACGGTGCTGCAACAAGAAACGGTTGCACCCGATATCCGCCGCCTGACGGTGCAGTGGCAGGACCCCCGCCACGAGCCCCACGCAGGCCAGTTCTACATGCTGCGGGCCTGGGCCGCCGACGCTACGCCGATCCTGTCCCGCCCCATCAGTGTGAATGACTTTGACAACCAGACCGGCGCGCTGACCTTTTTGTATCAGCTCAAAGGCGAGGGTACGCACAAAATTGCCGCCCTGCAGCCCGGTCAGACGCTGACCGTCACCGGCCCCTGCGGCAACGGCTTTGACGCCGCCGCGTTGGCAGGCAAGTATCAGCGCATCGCCGTGGTGGGCGGCGGCATCGGCACCGCGCCGCTGCTGCTGCTCTGCAAGCAGCTCTGCCGGGCAGGCGTGCGGCCGGACGTGTACGTCGGCTTCCGCGATACCAGCTACGGCATGGACAGGTTCGTGCCCTGGTGCCACGATGTTTTTGTAGCCACCGATTCCGGCAATGAGGGTCATCACGGCCTTGTGACTGACCTGCTGGACGCGAAAAACTACGACATCGTGCTGACCTGCGGCCCTATGGTGATGATGCGCGGCGTGGCCAAGCTCTGCGCTGCCGCTAATGTGCCCTGCCTGGCCAGCCTTGAAAAAAAGATGGCCTGCGGTTTGGGCGCCTGCCTGGGCTGCACCTGCCACACGAAAATCGGCCCTGTTACCGTCTGCAAGGACGGCCCGGTATTCAACGCACAGGAGGTGTTTGACTGA
- a CDS encoding dihydroorotate dehydrogenase yields the protein MADLHVDFLGKRLAGPVVAASGTFGFGPEYADIEDLRLLGGISGKGLTLNGQPGNEGERLYETPSGLMNSIGLQNPGVQHFIDHELPAMRQCGTTVWANLGGHTIEENIEGVAMLCAAGVDFIELNISCPNVKQGGLAFGIRAADASEVVSAVRKVCTVPLIVKLSPQAESIPEMCKAVEAAGADAISLCNTFQACAIDLEKRRPVFNNTFAGLSGPAVRPIALRMVWQAVGAVSIPVVGLGGILTGRDALEFIMAGAAAVQVGTANFLDPKACTRITAEIAQWMDAHGVKTLDEIRGCARG from the coding sequence ATGGCAGACCTGCATGTTGATTTCCTCGGCAAGCGGCTGGCCGGCCCGGTCGTCGCCGCCTCCGGCACCTTCGGCTTCGGCCCGGAGTATGCCGACATCGAGGACCTGCGCCTGCTGGGCGGCATCTCCGGCAAGGGCCTGACCCTGAACGGTCAGCCCGGCAACGAGGGCGAGCGCCTGTACGAGACGCCCTCCGGCCTGATGAACTCCATCGGCCTGCAGAACCCCGGTGTGCAGCATTTCATCGACCACGAACTGCCCGCTATGCGCCAGTGCGGCACCACCGTCTGGGCCAATCTGGGCGGCCATACCATTGAGGAAAACATCGAGGGCGTGGCCATGCTCTGCGCCGCCGGTGTGGATTTTATCGAGCTGAATATCAGCTGCCCCAACGTCAAGCAGGGCGGTCTTGCCTTCGGTATCCGCGCGGCCGACGCCAGCGAGGTGGTCAGCGCGGTGCGCAAGGTCTGCACCGTGCCGCTGATCGTCAAGCTCAGCCCCCAGGCCGAAAGCATCCCTGAGATGTGCAAGGCGGTCGAGGCCGCCGGTGCCGATGCCATCAGCCTGTGCAATACCTTCCAGGCCTGCGCCATTGATCTGGAAAAGCGCCGCCCGGTGTTCAACAACACCTTCGCGGGCCTGTCCGGCCCGGCGGTGCGGCCCATCGCCCTGCGCATGGTGTGGCAGGCTGTGGGTGCTGTCAGCATCCCCGTGGTGGGGCTGGGCGGCATCCTGACCGGCCGCGATGCGCTGGAGTTCATCATGGCCGGTGCCGCGGCTGTACAGGTGGGTACGGCGAATTTCCTGGACCCGAAAGCCTGCACCCGCATCACCGCCGAGATCGCCCAGTGGATGGACGCACACGGCGTCAAGACGCTGGATGAGATCAGAGGGTGCGCGAGAGGGTAA